The nucleotide window CGGCGACGACGACATGCTGGACGCCGCAGCGCCCGCCCCCGCCGTCGAAGAGCCCGTCCAACCCTCCGGTGTCCTCAACGACCCCCGTTTCGCCAAACTCTTCGAAGACCCCGAATTCGAAATCGACGAGCAAACCCGCGAATTCCAACAACTCAACCCTAGCACCAAAATACCAAAGGGCCTCACCGTCGCCGAGCAAGAAGAACTCGAATCAAGAAAAGGCTCCTCAGACTCTGATTCCTCAGACTCAGACGCCGACGCCGTTCGCCCCGTCAAAAAGTCACAACCAAAGCAAGATACCTCCCGCATCTCCTCCAGCACCTACAAAAAATCCGGCCACAAATCCCAACGAAACAACGCACCAGAGATGGTGGTTTCATCGTCAAACCAAAGGAAATCTGCTTCCACTGGGGGAGCTTCGGCAAAGGATAGAACGTTTGGCTCGCGTGTGTCTAAACTCAAAGAGAGGAAACCCGCGGCTGGTGCTAGTACCACGACTGTGGTAGGAGAGAGGGAGATTACGTTTGCGCCGGAGCGCAAGCAGAAGAGGAAGGGGGGTGATGGCGGGGACAAGGGGGAGAGGCATGATAGGAGGAAATCTGGGGATAGGAGAAATGCCAGTAACAATGTTTTTAGAAGTATGTAGTATGTGTGCATGTGGGTTGGAAAAGTTTAATGATACCCTTTTTACATGATCAACATCTCGATGCATGGCTTTTCTCTCTGACAGTGGCAGTTGATTTACGATGTTTTTAAGGAAGAAGCTGCCTTAGGTGCCACAAAATACTAAATGTCAAAATCAAAGATTTCCTTTACACTTCCGTCGGCCCAAACCATCCACAAATTGCATAGAAATTATAATCATCAACTTGATCAGCTGATAATAGTTGTTCTATATAATATCTGTGAAGTCCCGACATGTAAAAGTTTTACAGAATCACTACATGATGAACCTACCTCCACATTACTTCATTCTATTTATCCAATTCAAACTACACCATCATCCGCAAATGCACGTTATTCCTTGATTCAACACTACCTTTTTGATGTTCTACCCTTATTAACGTCGTTTAAACAAAAATACAAATTGTCAAGAACAAAGCACACATTTGTCAGAGGAGAGGATAGATGCGCACGTGAGTTACGTTTGTTGTTTCGTCGCCACCAGCCTCActtttctcttctcttcGTTTCGTTTCATTTTTTTTTCGCTTCACTTCTTCCCCTGCACCATTATGCTATGCCATGTAATGTATATTTTCTTTTtccaacaacgacaacaacGTGTACCTGACAGCACATAGCAGCCCAACCCAAGCCGAAGTATAGCCGTGTAACTTTCTTGTTTGTTTCTGTTTGTTGAGGACTCTAAAATCGACATGGGATTTGTTAGTGCAATTGTTGGAATACCCTAGTGTGGTAAGTGGTGTGTGGGCGCCACAACGTCGACAAATGCAAGTATAAGCCAGAGCCCAACAAAACGTCAAGATCCTACCGCTTTGGTTGATATACCCATCCAATTAGGATAAACTTGAACGACGAAAAAAGTAAAATAAACGTTGAAGTTAGGAAGACAGCAACATAGCGTAATGAGAGAAACAAATCATCTAATATTCCAAGATATGTAAGTCTTACTCAGACGACATGAGGTGACTGACGCCGGTATCAAAACCCACATCAAGCCCCACCCAAAAAGAGAGAACCTTTACACGTGTGTTAGATTCACATGTCGCCCAGCCCCTCTACCAGAAAATGCAAAAAAAAGGTCTGTTGAGGAACTTCCCCCTTCCCATCCCACGCCTACCCCAGCCAGTCCCCTCCCATTGTGCTTGCCCAGCTCCCCAAACAGCGCACGCTGGAAATCCAGTACATGTATGGTGTATCCGGCAATATGTATTACCGATCAGGGGAGAGACTCTTTACTCAGCCTGTTGCTTGTTCATCATAGTGTATGCCGCGAAAGCAAGAGCACCACCAAGCAGAATAACAGCGTAAAGACCCACACCTGTCGAAGCGCCGTCGGTCGCAGTGGTTGTGGAGCTGCCGGGTGCTGCGTAGGACTTTGGCTTTGGGTCGCCCTCCTGTTACATCGTATTAGCCAGAGTGATACAGCATGCCTAGCAATGTGAAGTAGTGGAGGTAGTAGTGACGAAGAAGCCCCGGATCACGCAACGGAATGATTCCGAGAAAGACCCTAGCACCTCGGCCGACCAAGATAAATGCCCCCACACAAACCGCCGCGCATATAAAGTGAGGGGAGGGCTTGGGGCTTGGGAGGCCCGGAGAGGCTCGGATAGAGCGTATCGCGTATCCAGGCAAACATAGAAAGTAAGCCAAGGGTGGAATAACATACCTTTCGCTTCAGCGTTCCGACGAGCAGACCTTCAAGGATCTCCCGGGCTTCGTCCGAGTGGCCAACGTCCTCGAATGCCTCGGTTGAGTCCTGGCCTCCGACATCCAGGAGCACTTCTTCACCTCCTCTATAGTTTGCTGGTTAGCGTCGTTTTTTGTTATAGTGCGTTTACGGAACTGTAGGTTAAGGCGGTCCGCTGCCATTGTGTGCATTGGACGACGGATCATGTCCTAGGCGGTGTGCGGGCAACGTACGGATGCTCGTCTACAAAGCTTGTTGCATCGTACACCTTGTCGTGCACGACGATGAACAGATCCTTCTTGGTGTTGTGCTCCGAAACATCCGAGTACGTATATTCCTTATCGGCAGACATTGTGTAGGTCGGATCGTGTGTGAGAAATTCGCGTCGTATGCGGACAGATGGGCAGCAGAGGCTTCGTTTGGAACGTGGCAGGGTCTGTTGGTGGGGGCCGAGGCGAGAGGTGTGTGAAGGTGACGGGAAAAGCAAAAAGGTTCGTGATATAGAGGTGAGCTGTCCGGACGAAGGAAGCGGTGGATAATAACTTGTGCACGTAGCGGGTTTAGCCCTTCGGCAGGGAGCTGCTTGTCTATGTCAACCCCCCGATTGGCCGTCTTGGGCGCCTCACCGACGCTTCCCGATGCGCTGCCAGAACGGGTAACCAAACCCTGTGAAATTACTGGTGGGGCTGACCTTCGTATCGCCGTATCGCGGGGACGGCCCTTCACTTTGAGTTGCAAATTCCGCACTTGATGACAACAGTATAACGCTTATTGTCAGATTAATTGCTCGCTATGCAGTAATGTCTATGATCCCAGAACCTTGACCTTCATCCATTCGCTCGTCCCTACTCCGAGGTTTAGTCCGTTCAAAGCCCACCACCGCATCACTGCGTCTCCCCTGTCTCCCTCCACGCCATCTTCCAACGCTTCCTCAATGTCGCAAGTCTTGTATTCCACTTTTAATCCACTCTGCTTCCACCACTCCAGCACATCGG belongs to Pyrenophora tritici-repentis strain M4 chromosome 10, whole genome shotgun sequence and includes:
- a CDS encoding CYB5, Cytochrome b involved in lipid metabolism — encoded protein: MSADKEYTYSDVSEHNTKKDLFIVVHDKVYDATSFVDEHPGGEEVLLDVGGQDSTEAFEDVGHSDEAREILEGLLVGTLKRKEGDPKPKSYAAPGSSTTTATDGASTGVGLYAVILLGGALAFAAYTMMNKQQAE